GCTGCTGCCGATATGTCTGGGATCTTTCACCGGGGCCTTCGCCATCGCCTGGGTGCCCGACGATCTGTTCGAGAAGCTCTTCGGCGTGCTGATGGTGCTGCTGTTGCCGCCCTTGCTCCACACGAGCGCGGGGGGAGTCCGCCAGCCGCGCCAGTGGTCGGCACCGGCGACCTTCGGGTTCTTCTTCCTCGTCGGTCTGTACGGCGGCGCGTTTCAGGCCGGCGTGGGGATCGCTTTGCTCTACGGTCTATCGTTCACCGGCTACGATCTGCTCCGCGGCAACAGCATCAAGGTCGTCATCAACGCCGCGCTCACGGCGGTTGCTGTAACCGTCTTCGCCCTGAGCGGTCAGGTGGTCTGGGTTCCGGCGCTGGTCCTGGCCGCGGGCTTCATCGTGGGCGGCATCATCGGCGTGCGCGTGGCCGTCTACGGTGGCGAACGGGTGATTCGCCCGGTCCTGGTCGCCGCCGTCATCGCGCTGGCCGGGCGGATGCTCGGGCTGTACTGACCAGGCTGCTCTCGACCGCGCGCGGGAGCTACTCCTTGTAAGTCGCCTTCGCCTGCGACAGGACGACGTTGCCGCGTTGCGTGACCGCCTGGACGATGGCCTCGCCCGGAGCGGTCTTCCACACTTTCGTAACGATCGTATCGCCCATGTACACCTGATCGGCGAAGCGCGTCGAAAGCGATATGAGTTTCGCCGGGTCGCCGCCGCACAAGCCTTTCAGGAGCGCGCGCCCGACAAACCCGTACGTGCACAGGCCGTGGAGAAAGGGTTTATCGAACCCGCCCATCTTCGCGAAGTCCGGATCGATGTGGATCGGGTTGCGGTCGCCGGACAGCCGGTAGATGGCGGCCTGTTCGGGGCGCGTAACGTCCTCGATGACGCAATCGGGCTGGCGGTCGGGCGGTTCGTTGAGGCCGGCGGTCGAGGGGCCACGCTCGCCGCCGAAGCCGCCGGCGCCGCGGATGAAGATCGTCGCCTTGGTGGTGAACAGGGGGCCCTTGTCATCGGCAACGATGCCCTCCGCACCAATCACCGCGGCCTTGCCCTTATCCCAGACCTCGCTGACGCGGCCCGTGACCTTCACTTTCCCTTCCGGCGGGATCTCGCGGTGCAGGGTGATGGACTGCTCGCCGTGCAGCAGCATGGCGAGATTGATCTCCACGTTGCTGACGAGTCCGCTCATCGACAGCATGCCCGGGATCACCGCATACGTCGGCAGGACTTTGGGCCCCTTGCCCTCGTACACGAACTCGATTTCCCCTTCCGGCTTGGCGCCGACGCCCACGGCATACAGCAGCACGTCCTTCGTCTCCCACGCGAACGGGATCGGATCGAAAGTCATGCCCACGAGGTCACTGGATATTGGTCTGGCCATGGGGTGATTTTCTGAGTGAACTTCCTCGCTGAGTCAAGCCAGACCCCCCGGGGTCGACGGGTGCCCCTGCAACCTTTCGGGGCCGCCGAGCGTGCTAGCGATCGAGGAGGACACACATGTCGCTACAATCTCCCCACAACACGACCCCGGCCGACTGGACGTCGCCGTCGTCAGCGCCAAGCTCGCCGGTCTCGGCGCCGCCCGAGGCCGTCGGGACCGTCCTCGCTCCGCCAACGGCGACCACGCCGCAGCCGCTGCGGGCGAGCGGTAGCTATACCCTGCCGAC
This sequence is a window from Candidatus Binatia bacterium. Protein-coding genes within it:
- a CDS encoding MaoC family dehydratase N-terminal domain-containing protein — protein: MARPISSDLVGMTFDPIPFAWETKDVLLYAVGVGAKPEGEIEFVYEGKGPKVLPTYAVIPGMLSMSGLVSNVEINLAMLLHGEQSITLHREIPPEGKVKVTGRVSEVWDKGKAAVIGAEGIVADDKGPLFTTKATIFIRGAGGFGGERGPSTAGLNEPPDRQPDCVIEDVTRPEQAAIYRLSGDRNPIHIDPDFAKMGGFDKPFLHGLCTYGFVGRALLKGLCGGDPAKLISLSTRFADQVYMGDTIVTKVWKTAPGEAIVQAVTQRGNVVLSQAKATYKE
- a CDS encoding sulfite exporter TauE/SafE family protein translates to MELWDAVLLIVGGVTAGIVNTLAGAGSLLTVPLLVLAGLPGGVANGTNRIGVLLHNLTAAWRFRAEGVPGVRQALPMLLPICLGSFTGAFAIAWVPDDLFEKLFGVLMVLLLPPLLHTSAGGVRQPRQWSAPATFGFFFLVGLYGGAFQAGVGIALLYGLSFTGYDLLRGNSIKVVINAALTAVAVTVFALSGQVVWVPALVLAAGFIVGGIIGVRVAVYGGERVIRPVLVAAVIALAGRMLGLY